Part of the Sorghum bicolor cultivar BTx623 chromosome 1, Sorghum_bicolor_NCBIv3, whole genome shotgun sequence genome, CTCCATCTCCAGCTAGACAGGAGCCGCAAGGTAGTCATGGAGCCACGTACTCGAAACACAGGGTATTTGCCTTGACTTTCAGTGAGTATATATAAGAAATAGACAGGTTACATCCaaagggtttcaacaaggaggGCCGACTGAGGGCATGTCATAACTCCTGCTGCTTTTATATCTCCAAAAAAATGTGGAGCCAAAAAAGACTCGAGCCTATATACATGATGACAAGACAAGATAAAACAATTTATCACTTCAACCTTCAACTACACAAATTGACGTCAAGGCAAAAAGGATGCAACCTGACGGATTCCTCAGTGCCCAACCAGCACGTTGCTGAGCAACCAGTAATTTGCGGACGACCGCATGCAACAGTTACGAGGATCCCTATGTGCAGAATCACCAGTCACCCTTGACCAACCAACAGTTGTCCACAGACTTCTTAGCACTACAAGAACACAGCACACAAGCATTTGATACGGTTGAGTCAGTGCATTCGCAAAGGGAGTAAAACAGGTTTTCCCAAGACTTACAGGATCTGCATGACAATGACAGGCTCCACCATGACTGATAAAGTCGAGTGGTATCAAAAAGATTAAAGTTCAAGAGTTTCTCCAGTGAAATTGCACAATGGCAGTTCACCTGCTCTTCTGAAAAGGTAACTTCAGTAATAAATCTGGACCTGAATACAGTAGCAAAATTCGTCTGTTAGGACACCCATCTAATGAGTTGTTGTCAATGAACAAACATAATATACACAGATTAACATACAGTAGAGAAATTAATTACTGTATAAATGAATCAATTAAAATAAACATAACCTCATGGAATCTACATACACTAGTCGCTGGGATTACATGCTACTATGTCTATGCTAGCCGTAACTGTCAGATGTAAACAGTGGATCGCTATAAACATTAAGTATGAAAATTACCCATAAACACCAGGCAACAATTAAACAAGCGCAATCTTTTTAAGGATTTAAAATTTCAAGTCATACTTAATGGACCCTAATACTAGTATTTGTCAAACAAATAGTAGGACACAAGGAAATGAAGATCAGGGTCGACCCAAACTGAGAAAGCTAACATTCATCTCCATGGTTGTGACAATGAGATGACATTGTTTGATACAGCTGCTCCACGATCTCTAAAGATAGCAGATTTGAGCACATCGTACTGATTAACAACTGAGTTGTACAAAGTATTTGTGAATAGCTCCCTTCCCTGgatgaaaaagaaaagagaagcaaagtcataatcaccaACAAATTTCCAAGGAATATATATAACAacattaaggccctgtttggttccccttgccaaattttagccagctaaaactattttagctactcttggatgaccagtggaactaaactattttacctCCTTTTAGTCAGTGTTTTTGGAAGTTTAGCTACTACTAAAGAGACTAAAGTttagttggctaaaatttagcaaggggaaccaaacagaccctaaaCAAACAAAGACAAGTCCGTGAGCAACAAGCTAATAAAACGTTGGAAAAGTAATAAGCGCTATGTTAACATGGACACCTcttactaataagaaactctTTTGTCTCAGAGGACAAGGATTAAAGATTGAGCAATGGAAAACTTACATTGCAATGGACCATTCAACCAGCTACAAGTacaatcaggccttgtttagatccaaaaagtttttggattttgacactgtagcactttcgtttttatttgacaaaagttgcccaatcatggagtaactaggcttaaaagattcgtctcacgatttacaggcaaactgtgcaattagtttttgttttcatttatatttaatgctctatgcatgtgccgcaagattcgatgtgacgagaaatcttgaaaagtttttggtttttggggtgaactaaacaaggcctcagtaggGTTTGTGAATATTATATaaactcaaaagaaaaaaaacatggaAATATAATCAATATTGCATACTGATGCAAGAGCTTGAATTCCatctataaacaaaaataagaaTGTGCCATTTTCTTATGTTTTTTTTCATGCCATGGAGAAAAGAGAGATGAACcggcagggggggggggggggcgctcGTGGTTGCTAAGTCATGCGTGGTGAAAAGAATTGTCAGCACCACAGATGGTTTGGTGTGATTGTTCATGATTCTCGCGGCCAGCCATCAATAATCTGGTTATAATCGCATTGAAATAGGGTCCACAAAAAAATCACGGTACCACAGCCAGATCTTGATGTCGGcttaaaaaattatcaactttgATGTTGGCTAAAAAATTGTGATTCATCTTTAATCTCTTCATCTGTTAAAAATGCTAAATGTTTAAACTGAAGATAAAAAAAGACATTGTTCATAGATCAATGGTTCACATCATATTTAGTTTATTTAGACACTTAGCATTAGACAATCAAGAGATGtatttgaaaaaaataaaatctataattaattagaaagaCTTGTTTACTACTTTACTTATACTTTCTACTAGTAATTAGTGAGAACTAATGAAGACCGTGCAACATTATGGGGGGGCCAGGCCCCTGCCCCCCGCCCCCCGGTCTCCACCCCTAGATGAACCAGTGTTGATCCATTCTAAGAAGTCATACACGAAAGGGACCAAATTACTAGGCCAATCGGGGTGTTgaagtttaacaggtactgtagcattttgttttatttgacaattagtgtccaatcatggattaactaggcttctagctgtgtttttagtttcgtaaatagtctatatttaatacttcatgcacgtgtccaaacattcgatgtgacaggaattagtgtccaatcatggattaactaggcttaaaagattcgtctcgcaaattactctgtagctgtgtttttagtttcgtaaatagtctatatttaatacttcatgcacgtgtccaaacattcgatgtgacaggagttCAAATTTATTGGAGGAAACCAAATGGGGCCTAATATCAACTTTCCTAACAGCATAGATAGCCAGACATTTCCACCACTTTAAATCAATTAATGTATACGGCATTTAGCAAAATTAGTTGCCTTCCGTAAGAGAACAATCAGAGCCGTAGAAGCTTATTtgcttgtaacacccaaaatctcTTATCAACCTAACCACCTGAAATGGAGTTCCATCACCCAACTCCAATGTAAAAGGTACAAGTAAATCAGCTTATAGTGTAGCAAAAATTCGCAGGCCAGCTATTTACAGGCAAAGTAAGATTGAGGAATGTTGGCTCTTGCCAATGAATAGCCAATTACCACACAGAAATAGAAGCAGGAGCATAGGCACCATCAAGAAGCAtgataatatatataaatattattgaCAAACCTCATCAGCATTCTTGGTATGAGCAGTAATATCCCCATATTTTATTTCTTCAGTTACTGACAAGCCTACTCCATGGAAGGATATCACCCTCTGCTCACCAATCTCTTTCTCAACCTATTCAACTCGAAGAGAAAGGAAAATTTCAAAGAGGTACCACAGCAAGAATACTTAAACAAGTGCCATGAGCACTAATGAAGTACAGTACCTGTTGTGGTGGAGGCATAACCTCATAGCACAGCAATGATAGTGGATATATGTGCCCAGGAACGCCAGCATGCTCCAGAAGCCTCCTCATATTGTCCACTGCAGATGAATCGAATGGCGCCTGCCCTTGTTGCATGTAGCAGATAAAGTAAACATAAGGGAACATATACTTACAAAAGCAGCGGACTTTTCAAGCATTGTCTTAGGTAAAAAGAAAGATAATTTTTGTCAGCCACCTCTACAACTGTCACTGTACCATCTCATTTCATTTCATTTGCTTGTTAGCAATGCAGTTACATTGAAAGAAAAGATGTACAATATTCCATAGAAAAGTCAAAATGGAAGAATAAGACCATCAGGCAAGAGAATATACCGGGTACCATTCTCCTGTTGAAGGATTTGGGCGGTCTCTACCACCACTTGGTGCAATCCAAATTAACTGTGAGCCACCACTGCGTAATGTTGTATGAAGATGTGAGATCAAGCACAAAAGGTAAAGACAATTACATATACGATAATCCAGAATGAAAAGATATTTCGCCTCACAAGAACAAGAACCTAGCAAATGAGTAATGGTGCACAGAAAACTTTAAAAATTACATTAGCAAATGAGTAATGGTGCACAGAAACTTTAAAAATTACATAGTCATCAACTCATCATATCAAATCTAAGTATTCATCACTGAAGAAGCATCAGAGTTTGATTGGTCAGAGAAAATCATCTGTGATTTTTTGTGCAATGTATAGTTCTTTATTCTTTTACTCGATATAAATCTGTGCCATTAGGCACCAGCTTTTGGTACAAGTCATCAAGGTAAGATATCTGAGTGAAAGAGACTTAATATTCATAGGGAAAAAAGGATTACAAACTAACATGTTATTGTAAGGGAAGATACCGTAAAAGCAAGGCCATTTCCTTGAGACTTCGGGTATTTGATCTCCTCTTCATCTCAACTAGCTCAGGAAAATCATTCATATGCTTTTTCGAGTACACGCAAATGAGATTTCTGATGGGAGAAAATGCTTAAGTTACAAATTGATAGGAGTGGAAGAAAGTACAGACAACATTGTTACACGTCAAAAAAGCTCTGGGTGAAGCGAAAGACCTTCCCATGCTAAATGGCTTGCAAAGTGGATCCATAACAACCCTATCTCCAGCAACATAAACCTACATCAGGTGGAAACTTTAAACTGGTTTGATTGGATTGGATCAAATAGTTCACTGATAACTTAAATGTGTATAATCAAAGAACAGCCTCACTATGTTTTCACTAATCCATGGATTGGTTTTTTCAAGAAGCAAGGAGATAATTGCTGGATCTGCTTCTGTCTGATGGTTAGACATCAAAACAACATTGTGGCCCTGCAATGACATATTTCAGTACTATTTTGCATAAGAACTTTAGGAACTATTGATGGTACATAAGTGTATCAAGAAAAGCACTGCAACAACATCAATTCCAACGTGAGATGTGTACTAATATGAGAATTGTGGGCCGTGATGTCATTATAATTTATAAGAAAGCAATATTTGCAATTTGAATGTTCCAATAGATATCTCTAAGCAATTCTCAAAATGAGAAACAAATTATCAGCTCCCATTCAATCCTTACAGAGTGATATACATTTTATTTTCATTAAAGAATGTCGATATGGTGCCATTGGGCTTCTATACAGAATACACAATGATGGTTTACATAATCCTCTTCTTCTAAAAAGACCTTGACGGTTTGAATTCACAGTACCCATAGTTCCGCTAGGCGGTGACTAGGCGCAATTAATCGCTGGGCGAGGCCCATCGCCTCAACTAGGGGTATAGGCGGAGGCCTAGGCAGGCGCTGTTGGCACCTGCACACAGGCACCAGGTAAGCAGACCCTGCTCACCTTCCCTCTTCCTCTCCCCTGAtccaaggtagaagatgagccGAGCTcaggcacacacacacacacacggttTCAGTCTTGGCTGAAACCTGAACCCAGGAAATATGTGGCACTTGAACTGCCTTTGCTTCATTGCATACATGGTGTATATATACAAGCCTTGTACCAACTATAAGGTACACAaggcatggctgggtacagcccCAACTACTCCTAGTACACTGCATACATCATCCTCCTACCAAGTATGGCTGATGTATGGTTCTACCAACTACTGTACTAGAGTGGCCTATTGCCATACTCCTATGTGACCAAGAGCTAGCCTATTGCCTGCCTATGATCATTAACAGAACAAGAAAGGTTTAGCTGCAGATTATGTCTTACAGTTCTTCCCCTAATCCTGCTGCTAAGCCTTGACCTCATCCATGCCAATCATCTTCCTCAGCTCAACAAACCTGAGGCGTCCGAGGGACTTGGTGAGAATGTCAGCGAGTTGCCTGCCGGTGTCGACAAACTCGATGGTGATCTGTCCTCCATCAACGCAATCCCTGAGGAAATGGAACTTGACGTCGATGTGTTTGCTCCGGTCATGGAGCACCGGGTTCTTGGCAAGAGCAATGGCCGGCTGATTGTCCACCAGCAAAGCCGGCGGCTGAGACTCCTTCCCAGTGAGCTCCTTCAGCAGCCGCCGCAACCAGACCGCCTGACATGCCGCCGTAGCAGCAGCCACATACTCTGCCTCGCAGGTTGACAGTGCCACTGTCTTCTGCTTCAGTGATTGCCAGGCCACCGGCGCTGCTCCGAGGAAAACGAACACCCCGGAGGTGCTTTTCCGCCCATCCACATCACCCGCCATGTCTGCATCACTGAACACGGTGAGCCCTGGCTCGCCGTCCTTTGCCCTGGGCGGCGCTTCGCTGAACACCTTCAGCCGAAGATCGCCGTGCTTGGGGAAGACGACACCGAGGTCCAAAGACCCCTGGATGTACCGCAGCAGTCGCTTGACCGCCGCCCAGTGGTCCTCCCTTGGATCCTCCATGAATCTGCTCACATACCCGACCGCGAACGCGATGTCCGGCCGGGTGTGAGTGAGCCAGCGCAGCCCACCGACGATGCTTCGGTATCGTGTGGCATCAACCTTTTTcgccacactttgtttggagagCTTGATCCGCTCCTCCATCGGTGTTGCTGCAGCCCTGCAGTCGCCCATTCCAGCCCGCTCCAGCAGCTTCAGCGCGTAGGCGCGCTGCCCCAGCCTGACCGCGTCCTTCCCCTGCTTCACCTCGATGCCGAGGTAGTACGAGAGCGCGCCTAGATCGCTCATCTTGAATCGGGCCGCCATCTCCGCCTTGAATTTGGCGATGTCTTCCTCCCGCGCGCCAGTGACGATCAGATCGTCCACATACACACCGACGATGAGCTCCTCCTTCCCCCGTCGTCGTGTGTACAGGGCGTGCTCCGTGGCGCACCGTGTGAAGCCAAGTTCCGCCATGGTGGCGTCGAGTTTGGCATTCCATGCCCGCGGGGCCTGCCGCAGGCCATACAGCGCCTTCCGCAGCCAAAGCACCTTGCGCTCTTCCCCTTTCACCTGAAAGCCTGGCGCCTGCTTGACGTAAACTTCTTCCGCCAGCTCGCCGTTCAGGAAGGCCGACTTGACGTCGAGGTGGTGGACTCCCCAATCCTTGGCCGCTGCGAGTGCCAGCAGCAATCTCACCGACTCCATGCGCGCCACCGGCGCAAACACCTCCTCGAAGTCGATGCCTTCGCGCTGCACAAAGCCACGGGCCACCACCCGCGCCTTGTGCTTGACGATCGCGCCGTACTCGTCCTTCTTGACCTTGTACACCCACTTGAGGCCAATCGGCCGGCATCCCGCCGGCGGATCAACCAGCTCCCAGGTGTGGTTGTCTTCGATGGACCGCAGCTCCTCCAGCATGGCACGCCGCCAATTTGGGTCGCGTTCCGCCACGGCAAAGGATGTGGGCTCTTCTGCGCTCATCAGCAGAAGTTCAGGGTCGTCGTCGAGCAGCCGTGCTGCGACCCCAGGCACCTCTGCTTCCCCGATGATGCCCTCGATTCGGCGAAAACGGACCTCCTCGCCGTCGTGGTAAGCATCCACGAACTCGGTGTAGTCACTTGGTGGTGTGGCGAATTCGACGTCTCCGGCCACTGGCGTTGCCAGCCCCGGCGAGGCTGGGGATCCCACCCCAGCCGCCGGGGAGTGGACTGGCGTTCCAGCTGTCGCTGGACCTGGTGGCTCCTCCACCTCTGGAGCTGCAGTGGCACCGGCTTCCCCGGTTGCTGGCCCTCCTGACCCTTCTTCCCTGCCGTGGATCGTCATGTGTTCCACGACAAAAGTGTCGCCAAGCCCACCACCTCCTTGCTCCTCCGCCTGGTCCCATTTCCACGCCGCCGCCTCGTCGAACACCACATCTCGTGATACCAGTACCTTTCCGCCGACCGGATCGTAGAGCCGATAGGCCTTTGATCCCTCCTCGTAGCCGAGGAACACCGCCTTGGTGCTCCTGTCTTCCAGCTTTGTGAGGCCCGGCTTGGTGGTCTTCACATGGCCGACACAACCAAACGTGCGTAGGAACGCGACGTTCGGCTTGCGTCCGTGCCAAGCCTCGAATGGAGTCTGCCCCTTCAACGCCTTGGTGGGGCAACGGTTCAGGATGAACACTGCTGTGCTCACGGCTTCTCCCCAGAACTCAGCCGGCATGTCCTTCGCCTTCAGCATAGACCGCGCCATGCCGATGATGGTCTGGTTCCGGCGCTCTACCACACCGTTCTGCTGCGGTGAGTAGGGGGCTGTGAGATGACGCCCTACTCCTTCCTCGGCGCAGTACGTGGTGAATTCAGCCGCCGTGAACTCACCGCCGCGGTCAGTCCGAAGCACCTTCAGCTTCTTCCCGGACTCCATCTCCGTGCGCGCCTTGAAGTGCTTGATTGCCTCCGCCGCGTCGCTCTTGCTCGTCAGGAGCTGCAGCCACATGTACCGGCTGCAGTCATCCACGAGCAAGAGGAAGTACCTCCTCCCGCCGTGCGTCGCCGGCGTGATCGGCCCGCAAAGGTCCCCATGGACCAGCTCAAGCGGATCCGCCGCGCGGTACCTGGCAGTCTTCGGGAACGGCAGCCTCCTCTGCTTCCCTGCCAGGCAACTGTCACACAGCTCGCTGACATGCTGGATCGCCGGCAGCCCTGTCACCATCTTCCCAAGACGGCCCAGCGCGTCGAAACTGAGGTGGCCGAACCGGCCATGCCACAGCCAGGGCTCCTCCTTGCATGACGCCGCCAAACATACGGGCTGCTCTACCTTCAAGTCCAGAAGATAGAGTCGGTTACGAGAGCGCGATACCTTGGCGAGAAGACGCCGCTCCCTGTCCCTGATCCGCAACACCCCGTCGCGAATCAGGACCTCGCTGCCGCGTTCGTCCAACTGTCCCAGGCTGACGATGCTGGTGCGCAGCTGGGGAATGAAGTAGACATCCGTCAAGGCACGGTGCTCGCCGTTCCTGCACCGGAAGAGGACGGTGCCGCGGCCGCGAATCTGCACCTTCGAgccatccccgaacttcacgctTCCGGTGGCTGACTCGTCGAGGTTGGAGAAGGCGGTGCGGCTCCCTATCATGTGGTTGCTCGCACCTGAGTCGAGGTACCACCTCTGCTCCAGCTCTTCACCGTCCGCTCCAAGGAGGACGCGCGCGCGAGACTCGTCAAGTTCGACGGCCTGCGGCGCAGTCCcctgctccgcctccgcctcccctGCTACGCCTTCCTGCAGCGCGCAATACTCCCCCATCAACAGAGCGCActcgtcgtcgctgtcgtccCGAGCTAGGTGGACCTCTCCCTTCTTCTCCGGCTTCTTCTCCGGGCATTCTCGTGCCCAGTGCCCCACTTTCCCGCAGCGCCGGCAGGCGTTGGGGTCggtgttcttcttcttcttcttcttgtccgccGGCGGCTTCCCGCGCCCCTTGGCGCCATCACCTCCGCGGCTGGAGGAGCCTTCCCCGGTCCGGCGCTTGTCCTTCATGCGCGCGGTCCACTCCTCTTCCGTCAGGAGTAGCTTGGCCTTCTCCTTCTCCGGTGCCGGCGTGATGCGGCTCTCTGCAACTTGCAGCCGCCCAGCCACGTCCTCCAGAGACAATGTGGAGATGTCCAACATCGTCTCAATGGACATGGCAAGCTGCGAATACTTGGCCGGGACGGTGCACAGCAGCTTGGTGACGAGGTCCTCGTCGTCCACCTTCTTCCCGTAGGTGGCCAGTTGCGTGGCCAGGGATTGAAGACGGAGGGTGTACTCCTCCACCGACTCACCGGGCTTGAACTTGATGTCGTTGAGCTCCCTGCGGAGCTGCTGGATCCTGGCCCGCTTGGCTCGGTCCGAGCCGACACGCAGCGACTCCAGCATCTCCCAGGCCTGCTTCGCGGTGTCCTTGGCGCCCAGCGCCTCGTGGTACTCCGCCGGCGTCGAGGCCATGAGCGCCTCCATGACTCCCACCTGGGCGTCCTCGGTGCGATCATCTTCCTCAATCGCCCGCCACCACTTCCGCGCGCGCAGCTTCCACTTCATCTGCGTCGCCCACTCACCGTAGTTGGTGCGGGTGAGCATGGGCCAGGAGCTGCTGCCGCCGAACTCCTTCACCACGCGCACCTCCACCTGCGGTGGCGCCGGCTGGAGCTGACGCTCCGCGCCCTCCCCTCCACCGTTCCGAGCCGCACCGTCCGCCATCGCCGGTCGATGGACCTAGCACACGGCTtgtacggctccgataccaattgttgGCACCTGCACACAGGCACCAGGTAAGCAGACCCTGCTCACCTTCCCTCTTCCTCTCCCCTGAtccaaggtagaagatgagccGAGCTcaggcacacacacacacacacacacggttTCAGTCTTGGCTGAAACCTGAACCCAGGAAATATGTGGCACTTGAACTGCCTTTGCTTCATTGCATACATGGTGTATATATACAAGCCTTGTACCAACTATAAGGTACACAaggcatggctgggtacagcccCAACTACTCCTAGTACACTGCATACATCATCCTCCTACCAAGTATGGCTGATGTATGGTTCTACCAACTACTGTACTAGAGTGGCCTATTGCCATACTCCTATGTGACCAAGAGCTAGCCTATTGCCTGCCTATGATCATTAACAGAACAAGAAAGGTTTAGCTGCAGATTATGTCTTACAGGCGCAGCGCCCCCCGCTCGTCCTCCTCCGCCTGCGACAGCGCGCCGGAGGGCACTACCCGCCGGCCTAGCTCCTCTGCCTCCTCCCCGCCTGGTCCGATGAGGTCGCGCTGCTCGTCCCCGCCGATCGCCCTGCTCCCCCGCCTGGAGGCTCGTCCCCGCCGGCCGCATTTCTCGCCGCCTGGAACTCCTTCCCGCCGGCCGCCGGTCACCTCTTCCCCGCCTGGAAGCTGCTCGCCTGCTCCCCGCCTGTAAGCTGCTCGCCTGCACCCCGCCTGGAAGGTCTTCACCGCCGGCCGACGGCCTCAACCCTAGGCGGCAGCACCAGGGTGAGTCCCCTCCCCTGCTCGTTGCTCCCTGCTCTCCTCCCCTGCTGCTCTCTGTTCTGATTCCTTTGTTACTCTGAAACTGAATGCCTCCCCTGCTCCttttgctatatatatatagaactaaTACCTTATGGCTAGCTACAAAATGACTTATTCTGTAGCCAGATCAAAACTGGCTCGTGTGTCACCAGCGCTCCATGCGCGTCCATTCATCCACGGTAGGTCAGCCGTGTGGCTTTGGCTTTGTGGTCCCTTCTCactaatgcatgcatgcatgtattgaTTGATTCCCCTAGCGTGCTCCATGCAAATGGAGCCACACCCCGCAAATTATGTCTGTTTTACTAAATCCTTCAGCCGTTGCTTGCTTTGGATCGTAAATCAAGGGATTAAATTAGACCGCAGAGGATCCCGCTAATCACGTCACTTCCTTCCCGAGGGTAGTCACGAACAAAAATCACTCTGTCGCACGACGGCTCCTCCCACAAAAGTGCACGGCATGACGGCTCCTCCCACTGGCGGCAGCGTCGAGTCCTCTCCAATTCAAGCACAGGTGGCGGCGTCCTTCCCACCTCCGATGGCGGCGGTGTCCCCATGGGGGCATGGGTCACTGGGTCTGTCCTCCACCACCGGCGCGGCGCGGGTCACCAACTGGTGATGGCGGCCACCGCCTTCACGCGCTCGGCGAGCAGCGCTCCATCCACGATGGCTCCCGCACTACCGGAATGATGTCCCAGCCACGACGGCTCCGGTACCGGCGGCGTTAGCAACGAGCCAACAACAACACCAGTGACAGCAACCTGCGGCGATACCTTTGGGATCACCGCGGCCTGCACTCCGACAGCAGCGGCCGATCCTCCCAACCACCCATTGTTCGCACCTCCTCCATCCTGACGGGAGTACAGGACACGTGGGACCAGCAGCATCCGCAACGCCCTTCTCTCGTTGCTCAGGCGAGGGCCGCTGCGGAGATGCTGAGCAATGGCACGACCTCCCTCTCTGCATCCTTCCCCGACACGGCCGCCCTCCGTCAGTCCGTCTGCATGCATTCTTCTTGGT contains:
- the LOC8055129 gene encoding glycerol-3-phosphate acyltransferase, chloroplastic produces the protein MHAPPLVAFAGGACPATAASSSPSPWLASPRAAILAAPARLLRSRRGALRLEAKAAWRAAGGGRGPRVPAKGAVLASYMGAEEVVGPSSLLDEEELISHIRKELDNGKLPADVASNLEELYYNYRNAVLQNGDPNAYEIMLSNMTALFDRVLLDVQNPFTFPPYHKAVREPFDYYMFGQNYIRPLVDFRNSYVGNISLFHDMEEKLHQGHNVVLMSNHQTEADPAIISLLLEKTNPWISENIVYVAGDRVVMDPLCKPFSMGRNLICVYSKKHMNDFPELVEMKRRSNTRSLKEMALLLRGGSQLIWIAPSGGRDRPNPSTGEWYPAPFDSSAVDNMRRLLEHAGVPGHIYPLSLLCYEVMPPPQQVEKEIGEQRVISFHGVGLSVTEEIKYGDITAHTKNADEGRELFTNTLYNSVVNQYDVLKSAIFRDRGAAVSNNVISLSQPWR